The Sporosarcina ureae genomic sequence AAAGATTTGAAGAATAAGATGGATTACGCGGAGTATGGTGGAGCGGGCTTATTTGGTTTGAACCATCCTGTCATCAAAGCACATGGTTCGTCGAATGCCAACGCACTTTTTAATGCGGTTCGCCAAGCAAGAACCATGGTACAATACCAAGTATGCGAAACAATTAAAAAAACAATCGGAGAGGAAGAGGAATCTTGAGTAAACTGGCATTTGTTTTCCCGGGACAAGGCTCACAAGCTGTAGGGATGGGGAAAGTATTCACAGAGAAGAATGAAGCATGTAAGGTATTCTTGCAAAAAGCTGATGAAGCTCTTGGTTTTGAACTGAGCTCATTGATGCTAGAAGGTCCTCAAGATGAATTGACGTTGACTTATAACGCTCAACCAGCTCTACTCACGGTGGGTGCGATGATTGCAGCGCGTTTGGAAGAAGAAGGCATTACGCCAGACTATACAGCGGGACATAGCCTGGGTGAGTATACCGCTCTTGTTGAATCCAAAGTTCTTTCATTTGAAGATGCGGTAGTTGCTGTTCATAAAAGAGGTCTGTATATGAATGAAGCGGTACCAGCAGGTAAGGGTGCCATGGCGGCCATACTTGGAATGGATCGTGATGTATTGGAGTCGATCACATCGAACATCACAGAGTCGGGACATCCTGTGCAACCAGCCAACTTAAACTGCCCTGGCCAAATTGTTATTTCCGGTGCCAAAGAGGGTGTGGATAAAGCATGTACAGCCTTGAAGGAAGCGGGTGCGAAACGTGCATTGCCATTGAATGTAAGTGGACCTTTCCACTCCGTTCTAATGCAACCAGCAGCTGGAGAGTTACAAAAGACGCTCGAAGGTATTGAAATGAAGGATGCAGTAATTCCGATCATCGCGAACGTTACGGCAAATGAAGTAACAAAGCAGAATGAAATAAAAAAATTACTGGTTGAACAACTGTACTCCCCGGTCCGTTGGGAAGAGTCTATTGAAAAATTGCTTGAATTGGGTGTTACTCGTTTCGTAGAGTGCGGACCTGGAAAAGTATTGAGTGGGTTGATCCGTAAAATAGACCGTACTGCTAAAGTATACCCAGTATATGATGAAGAAACGCTTGAAAAGTTGCTTGAAGAAGCGAAGGGATGGTCATGATGGGAAGATTCGATGGAAAAACGGCAGTAGTCACAGGAGCTTCTAGAGGGATTGGGCGCACGGTCGCATTACGCTTAGCTTCAGAAGGTGCAAAGGTAGTCGTCAATTATAGCGGTAGCCAAGATCGTGCAGAAACTGTAGCGGCTGAAATTCGTTCAGCGGGCGGAGAAGCGCTCGTATTCCAAGCGAATGTCTCCGATGCTGAACAAGTGAAGGCAATGATGGATGAGACGATTAAACAATTCGGAAGCATTGATATTCTCGTCAATAACGCTGGCATCACCCGAGATAATTTATTGATGCGCATGAAAGAAGACGAGTGGGATGATGTATTGTCAATTAATTTAAAGGGTGTTTTCCTTTGCACTAAGGCTGTCACGCGTCAAATGATGCGTCAGCGCGCAGGAAGGATCGTCAATATGGCTTCTGTTGTAGGGGTTGTAGGAAATGCAGGGCAAGCAAATTACGTGGCGGCTAAAGCAGGAGTTATTGGTTTGACGAAAACAACTGCAAAAGAATTGGCGGCACGTAATATTTTAGTAAATGCCGTTGCTCCAGGATTCATCACAACTGATATGACAGACGAATTGGGTGATGATATGAAAGAGCAATTATTGTCAACGATTCCTTTAGGGAAACTTGGAAGTGCTGAAGATGTAGCGGGAACTGTGGCATTCTTACTATCTGACGAAGCGCAATATATTACCGGTCAAACTATCAATGTCGACGGCGGTATGGTGATGTAAGAGAACTACTTCTTTGAAAGCGCTATTTATGGTTGCGTAACGGGGGGACTAACCTCTATAATTCAATAGTAGCTAATGAGCTGACTTTGGCCTTGAGAGGAGGTGACTATGTTGTCAACAGTACTTGAGCGCGTAACAAAAGTAGTTGTCGACCGTCTAGGCGTCGATGAAAGCGAAGTAAAACCTGAGGCTTCTTTCCGTGAGGATCTTGGAGCTGATTCACTAGATGTAGTAGAACTTGTTATGGAATTTGAAGATGAGTTTGAAACGGAAATTTCTGACGATGATGCAGAGAAAATTGCAACTGTCGGAGATGCAGTAACGTACATTACAGCAAAAGTAGGCGAATGACCTTTTTGGTGAGACACTTTCTTCCTTTCATCTGAAAAGGAGAAAGCGTCTCTTTTCGCTTTACAAGTGTGTACAGACTATTAATAGATGAGAGGCAGAGTAGTTTATGAAAAATAAAAGAACTTCGAAAGAAACGGTATCACACCCTACATTGCCACAAGCTGTACGCGAGAAATTCAGCACACTCCAGCAGAAACTAGGCGTTCAATTTCGGGATGAGAATCTATTGTATAATGCATTTACCCATTCATCCTATGTCAATGAACATCGCCGCAAGAAGTTTTCTGATAATGAA encodes the following:
- a CDS encoding acyl carrier protein, which produces MSTVLERVTKVVVDRLGVDESEVKPEASFREDLGADSLDVVELVMEFEDEFETEISDDDAEKIATVGDAVTYITAKVGE
- the fabG gene encoding 3-oxoacyl-[acyl-carrier-protein] reductase, producing MGRFDGKTAVVTGASRGIGRTVALRLASEGAKVVVNYSGSQDRAETVAAEIRSAGGEALVFQANVSDAEQVKAMMDETIKQFGSIDILVNNAGITRDNLLMRMKEDEWDDVLSINLKGVFLCTKAVTRQMMRQRAGRIVNMASVVGVVGNAGQANYVAAKAGVIGLTKTTAKELAARNILVNAVAPGFITTDMTDELGDDMKEQLLSTIPLGKLGSAEDVAGTVAFLLSDEAQYITGQTINVDGGMVM
- the fabD gene encoding ACP S-malonyltransferase, translated to MSKLAFVFPGQGSQAVGMGKVFTEKNEACKVFLQKADEALGFELSSLMLEGPQDELTLTYNAQPALLTVGAMIAARLEEEGITPDYTAGHSLGEYTALVESKVLSFEDAVVAVHKRGLYMNEAVPAGKGAMAAILGMDRDVLESITSNITESGHPVQPANLNCPGQIVISGAKEGVDKACTALKEAGAKRALPLNVSGPFHSVLMQPAAGELQKTLEGIEMKDAVIPIIANVTANEVTKQNEIKKLLVEQLYSPVRWEESIEKLLELGVTRFVECGPGKVLSGLIRKIDRTAKVYPVYDEETLEKLLEEAKGWS